The proteins below are encoded in one region of Synechococcales cyanobacterium T60_A2020_003:
- a CDS encoding DUF4335 domain-containing protein, protein MASPVKSSDMPSMAFNPDLLTLSHEPDAAQLDNIKAQLDLLLLVLEALTGLGSEEMLTMPSVLRRYTPLTCTLEVMATESPLSRWTDRTVVNRLRFRLQFDDPRLPPEDQITLEGDRSALEVLSDVVDDYVQAQLVEPPSLPRLGAIARNEEGAIALQAPLQDLADRHDSSNFGIALHPNGSLSHRLHLGALAPDASHTVIQLSTLQLFDLATALDDCAGDVVAMATTQPSAWFKPSSGWLRAAAVMVLALGTTLSIVKFVDPTIQTASSPPDSVASSEDQQFGGITVLPKTAESELGAPQVDPDTLEPIPPPPTPEQSPSARTPRVTVPSQAPIPPITAETRPPVAASPVPSTDLPPALVLPSPSVESAPRASQNSDEPAIASRASLNDAPQAEQFSGASERLENRSMPDTADAGSESVFDVIPQVAEVRAYFEQRWQPPTGLNSDLQYSIVLNSNGSIQRVEPLGQAAATYLDRTSMPLAGEPFVSATATESSPRIRLVLRPDGGVQTFLESR, encoded by the coding sequence ATGGCATCACCTGTGAAATCCTCTGACATGCCGTCTATGGCATTCAATCCCGATCTGCTGACCTTGTCCCATGAACCCGATGCGGCTCAGTTGGACAATATCAAGGCGCAGCTAGATTTGTTGCTGCTGGTTTTGGAAGCACTGACCGGCCTTGGTTCGGAGGAAATGCTAACCATGCCTTCAGTTTTACGTCGCTATACCCCACTAACCTGCACGTTAGAGGTGATGGCAACGGAGTCGCCCCTGTCGCGATGGACCGATCGCACGGTAGTGAATCGCCTCCGATTCCGACTGCAATTTGATGATCCCCGCTTGCCGCCCGAAGACCAAATCACCTTAGAAGGCGATCGCTCTGCCTTGGAAGTCCTGAGTGATGTTGTGGACGACTATGTTCAGGCGCAGTTGGTAGAGCCGCCCAGTCTGCCGCGACTAGGGGCGATCGCACGGAACGAAGAGGGGGCGATCGCCCTTCAAGCCCCATTGCAAGATTTAGCTGATCGGCACGATTCCTCAAACTTTGGTATTGCCCTGCATCCCAACGGTAGCCTGTCCCATCGTCTACACCTGGGAGCCTTAGCCCCGGATGCCTCCCATACCGTTATTCAACTCAGCACTCTCCAGCTTTTTGATCTGGCAACGGCTCTGGATGACTGTGCGGGTGATGTAGTGGCGATGGCGACGACCCAGCCATCAGCGTGGTTCAAGCCATCATCAGGATGGTTGCGGGCAGCAGCCGTAATGGTGCTGGCACTGGGAACAACTCTCTCGATTGTGAAATTTGTAGATCCCACGATTCAAACGGCGAGTTCTCCCCCGGATTCGGTAGCCAGCAGTGAGGATCAGCAGTTTGGAGGGATTACTGTGCTGCCCAAAACTGCCGAGTCTGAACTGGGTGCGCCGCAAGTTGACCCGGACACCCTAGAGCCGATTCCACCCCCACCGACCCCTGAGCAATCCCCCTCTGCCCGCACCCCACGGGTTACGGTGCCATCCCAAGCCCCCATTCCCCCAATTACGGCGGAGACACGACCGCCAGTGGCAGCCAGTCCGGTACCTTCCACTGATTTACCTCCGGCTCTCGTTCTGCCCAGTCCCAGCGTGGAATCTGCTCCCAGGGCTAGCCAAAACTCGGATGAACCTGCGATCGCTAGTCGTGCCAGTCTGAACGATGCACCTCAGGCAGAGCAATTTTCGGGGGCTTCAGAGCGTTTAGAGAATCGCAGTATGCCTGACACCGCCGATGCAGGGTCAGAGTCGGTATTCGACGTGATTCCGCAGGTTGCGGAGGTGAGAGCCTATTTCGAGCAGCGATGGCAGCCCCCAACCGGATTGAACAGCGATCTTCAGTACTCGATTGTGCTGAACTCGAACGGCAGCATTCAGAGAGTAGAACCGTTGGGACAGGCGGCGGCGACCTACCTAGACCGTACCAGTATGCCCCTGGCGGGAGAACCCTTTGTATCGGCAACGGCCACAGAGTCCAGTCCTCGGATTCGCCTAGTGCTTAGACCGGATGGAGGGGTGCAAACCTTCCTAGAGTCGCGTTAG